DNA sequence from the Negativicoccus succinicivorans genome:
ATTTTGTCGTCAAGGACAGAGAAGCGGGCGATACGCCGTCATTCCATGTGATTCGCTTCGATGTGGGCAGGGCTGATACGACCGTCGCAGGCAGTTGGAATGCGTTTGTCGACTACAAGTCGTTCGACCATGGGGCGTTCTTCGGCGGGAACGGCACGGAAGCATTGTCGGATCGGTATCTGGACGGTATCCGCAGCTTCACCGTCGGTATACGCTATGTTCCTGTGAAGCACCTCCTGCTGGAAGGATTCTATACGTTCGGTGCGGAAGGGATCGGCACACGTGATACGCTGTACGGGCCGGAGCATTTCCGTCTCGGCAATTATACGCGCGTGCAGGCGACACTGCGCTTCTAGTACGGCGTGCGGTCGGAGCAACACCATACAACACACCTTGTCGGTTGGCGGCAAGGTGTGTTTTCATGCGGGTAAATTCGTGTATTATGGAAGCAAATCATGGGCAGTGGCTTTGACGATGTACAGAGGAGGACGAAGATGAAAGCGATCTCGATTCATGCACCGTGGGGTGCGCAGATTATGGCAGGGTGGAAGACGGAGGAGTATCGCAGCTGGCAGACGGATTATCGAGGTGACTTGTTGATTTGCACGA
Encoded proteins:
- a CDS encoding ASCH domain-containing protein, producing MKAISIHAPWGAQIMAGWKTEEYRSWQTDYRGDLLICTSKKQYGPQFLHGYAIGHCKAH